Proteins encoded in a region of the Nicotiana tomentosiformis chromosome 9, ASM39032v3, whole genome shotgun sequence genome:
- the LOC104117256 gene encoding putative glutamine amidotransferase GAT1_2.1 isoform X1: MAAELSVVLPRVLIVSRRTVRKNKFVDFVGEYHLDLIVSYGAVPVIVPRVTGVHMLLESFEPIHGVLLCEGEDLDPSLYDDEPANLSAEEIEEIRRQHASDTAIDKEKDTIELRLAKLCLERNIPYLGICRGSQVLNVACGGTLYRDIEKELSRNLPQNQRVLHIDYDNYDGHRHVVKIIENTPLHHWFKNSLEEYDKMEIFVNSYHHQGVKKLAQRFVPMAFATDGLIEGFYDPDAYNPEEGKFIMGLQFHPERMRQSDTDEFDYPGCTFAYQEFVKAVVAYQKKLSSSTTVQNPIKLNQEMEKKRKIIVRSFSLARNIYEGGHQMNPSKESDLDAGAEFLESNTALSIQQEERLIQMGATVRNGSSYLERLKMNEEREGIARKVMSKMSVEQLSDLKSFYNMMGQICSEILERKLQDIVNEVAS, from the exons GAGAATATCATCTTGATCTAATAGTAAGCTATGGAGCAGTCCCAGTAATTGTTCCTAGAGTTACAGGGGTCCATATGTTATTGGAAAGTTTTGAACCAATTCATGGAGTTCTTCTTTGTGAAGGAGAAGATTTAGACCCTTCTTTATATGACGATGAACCAGCTAATCTCTCTgctgaagaaatagaagaaattCGAAGACAACATGCCAGTGACACAGCCATTGACAAAGAAAAAGACACTATTGAGCTGAGATTAGCAAAGCTTTGTCTAGAAAGAAACATACCTTACTTGGGAATATGCCGAGGCTCACAG GTACTTAACGTTGCATGTGGGGGAACTctttatagagacattgagaaagAGCTTTCAAGAAACCTCCCTCAAAATCAAAGGGTACTCCACATTGATTATGATAACTATGATGGTCATAGGCATGTTGTTAAGATTATTGAGAATACCCCATTGCACCATTGGTTCAAGAATTCCTTAGAAGAATATGACAAAATGGAAATTTTCGTCAATAGTTATCATCACCAAGGAGTTAAGAAGTTAGCTCAGAGGTTTGTTCCTATGGCATTTGCAACAGATGGTTTAATTGAAGGATTTTATGATCCAGATGCTTATAATCCCGAGGAGGGTAAATTTATTATGGGACTTCAATTTCATCCAGAGAGAATGAGGCAATCAGATACTGATGAGTTTGATTATCCTGGATGCACCTTTGCTTATCAG GAGTTTGTGAAAGCTGTAGTTGCTTATCAGAAGAAGCTCTCTAGTTCAACAACAGTCCAAAACCCCATAAAACTTAATCAAGAAATGGAGAAAAAGAGGAAAATTATAGTTAGAAGCTTCTCTCTTGCGAGGAATATATATGAAGGAGGCCATCAAATGAATCCATCTAAAGAATCTGACTTAGATGCTGGAGCAGAGTTCCTAGAG TCAAATACAGCATTGAGTATTCAACAAGAGGAAAGGTTAATTCAGATGGGAGCCACTGTAAGAAATGGATCTTCCTACTTAGAGAGACTGAAGATGAATGAGGAGAGAGAGGGTATAGCAAGAAAAGTAATGTCGAAAATGTCGGTGGAACAGTTATCTGATCTCAAGTCGTTTTACAATATGATGGGACAAATATGTTCAGAAATATTAGAGAGAAAACTCCAAGATATTGTCAATGAAGTTGCCTCTTGA
- the LOC104117256 gene encoding putative glutamine amidotransferase GAT1_2.1 isoform X2 — protein sequence MAAELSVVLPRVLIVSRRTVRKNKFVDFVGEYHLDLIVSYGAVPVIVPRVTGVHMLLESFEPIHGVLLCEGEDLDPSLYDDEPANLSAEEIEEIRRQHASDTAIDKEKDTIELRLAKLCLERNIPYLGICRGSQVLNVACGGTLYRDIEKELSRNLPQNQRVLHIDYDNYDGHRHVVKIIENTPLHHWFKNSLEEYDKMEIFVNSYHHQGVKKLAQRFVPMAFATDGLIEGFYDPDAYNPEEGKFIMGLQFHPERMRQSDTDEFDYPGCTFAYQSNTALSIQQEERLIQMGATVRNGSSYLERLKMNEEREGIARKVMSKMSVEQLSDLKSFYNMMGQICSEILERKLQDIVNEVAS from the exons GAGAATATCATCTTGATCTAATAGTAAGCTATGGAGCAGTCCCAGTAATTGTTCCTAGAGTTACAGGGGTCCATATGTTATTGGAAAGTTTTGAACCAATTCATGGAGTTCTTCTTTGTGAAGGAGAAGATTTAGACCCTTCTTTATATGACGATGAACCAGCTAATCTCTCTgctgaagaaatagaagaaattCGAAGACAACATGCCAGTGACACAGCCATTGACAAAGAAAAAGACACTATTGAGCTGAGATTAGCAAAGCTTTGTCTAGAAAGAAACATACCTTACTTGGGAATATGCCGAGGCTCACAG GTACTTAACGTTGCATGTGGGGGAACTctttatagagacattgagaaagAGCTTTCAAGAAACCTCCCTCAAAATCAAAGGGTACTCCACATTGATTATGATAACTATGATGGTCATAGGCATGTTGTTAAGATTATTGAGAATACCCCATTGCACCATTGGTTCAAGAATTCCTTAGAAGAATATGACAAAATGGAAATTTTCGTCAATAGTTATCATCACCAAGGAGTTAAGAAGTTAGCTCAGAGGTTTGTTCCTATGGCATTTGCAACAGATGGTTTAATTGAAGGATTTTATGATCCAGATGCTTATAATCCCGAGGAGGGTAAATTTATTATGGGACTTCAATTTCATCCAGAGAGAATGAGGCAATCAGATACTGATGAGTTTGATTATCCTGGATGCACCTTTGCTTATCAG TCAAATACAGCATTGAGTATTCAACAAGAGGAAAGGTTAATTCAGATGGGAGCCACTGTAAGAAATGGATCTTCCTACTTAGAGAGACTGAAGATGAATGAGGAGAGAGAGGGTATAGCAAGAAAAGTAATGTCGAAAATGTCGGTGGAACAGTTATCTGATCTCAAGTCGTTTTACAATATGATGGGACAAATATGTTCAGAAATATTAGAGAGAAAACTCCAAGATATTGTCAATGAAGTTGCCTCTTGA